A single Metarhizium brunneum chromosome 5, complete sequence DNA region contains:
- the Ash1l gene encoding Histone-lysine N-methyltransferase ASH1L encodes MSLFAESSLSGATTDTSSTLASSSSTPPTTLSDTDSQHSDAPKHDVITVADDAIHAAPVQAQEPSPSQSPPAPSRPRRTRVSEPVYNLSRLSGTADHGKRRANGDAVADKRRRTISGDTLVGSIEVAADGPPKAQDKVLRAGIDALNLQWSPQSLHTPRTRRQAQVSPRPLRTSSRRNAVSSIATTLSSMGKKGRKAVNMGVAKMSRELRRLQDTNEYSGIDDRPVIHTVWANGKFIDPNAPPPEPARKKPKVQEPAEEDESDQEEQEPITNTRKNRVKKYLDKGLYAGQEIPVDVFKGLTTSEKKKLANLPELALTGRVNNAMPSPIYTGLRMLVSGRDFKLPFNICNPLPPGQPKPDEWKKMTKNRFIGDSKDYWRKMPHMHDLSKCVCKPEDGCGDNCQNRIMLYECDAGNCNIGKELCTNRSFSDLAARRSKGGKYRVGVEVIKTSDRGYGVRSNRCFKANQIIMEYTGEIITEEECERRMNEEYKNNEVRAKQQQQQHIARMSCRSDYAANSSSSSSLLQCYYLMSFDQNMIIDATTGSIARFVNHSCNPNCRMIKWIVSGQPRMALFAGDRPIMTGDELTYDYNFDPFSAKNVQKCLCGEHNCRGVLGPKPRDVKSSKTDIKKTVKATVKAGKRKLKELIGEEEAVNGKAKKRKFAAATGVQRSISNASLKAAKGAATALKKGVSSITVKGKKSMASKSPVQRRVSTGGAIIKKKTTTKLVKKNGPGGRVAHVSSRASSMTIVAVADENAKPGKKGKVVSPAGAKRTLSESNMVSRVSLSSTGRVLKPSPKAKIRLVPQE; translated from the exons ATGTCTCTGTTTGCGGAGAGCAGCTTGTCCGGCGCCACGACCGACACCTCGTCGACCCTCGCGTCTTCGAGCTCGACGCCCCCGACCACCCTCTCCGACACGGACAGCCAGCACTCGGACGCCCCTAAACACGACGTAATCACCGTCGCCGACGATGCTATCCACGCCGCCCCCGTCCAGGCCCAGGAGCCTTCGCCCTCCCAGTCGCCTCCCGCTCCGAGTCGACCACGACGCACACGTGTCTCGGAGCCTGTCTACAATCTGTCCAGGCTGAGCGGCACCGCTGATCACGGAAAAAGACGCGCCAACGGCGATGCTGTGGCCGACAAGCGCCGCCGGACCATCTCCGGAGACACCTTGGTGGGCAGCATCGAGGTTGCTGCTGACGGGCCCCCCAAGGCCCAGGATAAAGTCCTCAGGGCAGGCATTGACGCGTTGAATCTTCAGTGGTCGCCCCAGAGCTTGCATACACCACGCACACGCCGCCAGGCTCAAGTTTCGCCGCGTCCCTTGCGGACCTCGTCGCGTCGGAATGCCGTGTCCTCCATCGCTACCACTCTGTCCAGCATGGGCAAGAAGGGGCGCAAGGCCGTCAACATGGGTGTTGCCAAGATGTCGCGTgagctgcggcggctgcaaGACACCAATGAGTATTCCGGCATCGACGACCGTCCTGTCATCCATACCGTCTGGGCGAATGGCAAATTTATTGATCCCAATGCACCGCCGCCCGAGCCAGCTCGCAAGAAGCCCAAGGTCCAAGAacctgccgaggaggacgagtCCGACCAAGAAGAGCAGGagcccatcaccaacacTAGGAAGAATCGCGTCAAGAAGTATCTCGACAAGGGTCTCTACGCCGGCCAGGAAATACCCGTGGATGTGTTCAAGGGGCTCACCACGagtgaaaagaagaagcttgcCAACCTGCCGGAATTGGCCCTCACGGGCCGCGTGAACAATGCTATGCCTTCTCCCATCTACACTGGTTTGCGCATGTTGGTTTCTGGGCGCGATTTCAAGCTTCCCTTCAACATCTGCAATCCCCTCCCGCCCGGCCAACCCAAACCAGATGAATGGAAAAAGATGACCAAGA ACCGATTTATTGGTGATTCAAAGGACTATTGGCGCAAGATGCCTCACATGCACGACTTGTCCAAGTGTGTTTGCAAGCCTGAAGATGGCTGTGGTGATAACTGTCAAAATAGAATTATGCTCTACGAGTGTGATGCTGGCAATTGCAATATCGGAAAGGAGCTTTGCACCAATCGCTCATTCAGCGATTTGGCCGCTCGACGCTCCAAGGGAGGCAAATATAGAGTTGGCGTAGAAGTGATAAAGACGTCGGACCGTGGCTACGGCGTTAGAAGCAACCGCTGCTTCAAAGCAAACCAGATCATTATGGAATACACGGGAGAGATTATTACAGAGGAGGAATGTGAGCGCCGCATGAATGAAGAATACAAGAATAATGAGGTGAGagcaaaacaacaacaacaacaacacatTGCTCGAATGAGCTGTCGCTCTGACTATGCCGCTaactcttcctcttcctcttctcttctACAGTGCTACTATTTGATGAGCTTCGACCAGAACATGATCATTGATGCCACTACTGGCAGCATCGCTCGATTTGTTAACCACAGTTGCAACCCCAATTGCCGCATGATCAAGTGGATTGTCTCGGGACAGCCTCGCATGGCTCTTTTTGCTGGGGACCGGCCCATCATGACGGGGGATGAGCTCACCTACGACTACAACTTTGACCCCTTCTCCGCCAAGAATGTGCAGAAATGCCTCTGCGGTGAACACAACTGCCGCGGAGTCCTGGGTCCGAAACCACGCGACGTCAAGTCTTCCAAGACGGACATCAAGAAGACGGTCAAGGCAACTGTCAAGGCTGGGAAGCGCAAGCTGAAGGAGCTCAttggagaagaggaagccgTAAACGGGAAAGCAAAGAAGCGCAAGTTTGCGGCCGCCACGGGTGTCCAGCGATCCATTTCGAATGCCAGTctcaaggccgccaagggtgctgcgacggccttgaagaagggcgTGTCGTCCATCACGGTCAAGGGAAAGAAGTCGATGGCGAGCAAGTCTCCTGTCCAGAGACGCGTTAGTACGGGAGGCGCCAttatcaagaagaagactaCCACGAAGCTGGTTAAGAAGAATGGCCCTGGCGGCCGAGTTGCCCATGTTTCGTCGCGAGCTTCAAGCATGACTATAGtggctgttgctgatgaGAACGCCAAGCCTGGTAAGAAGGGCAAGGTGGTGTCTCCTGCCGGGGCTAAGCGGACGCTTTCGGAGTCCAACATGGTCTCGCGCGTGTCGTTGAGCTCGACTGGCCGTGTTCTTAAGCCTtcgcccaaggccaagattcgACTGGTCCCTCAGGAGTAG